A single Atopobiaceae bacterium DNA region contains:
- the rfbB gene encoding dTDP-glucose 4,6-dehydratase, whose product MSNKTYLVTGGAGFIGSNFVLRMLAEHPDCRVVNVDKLTYAGNLENLSSVESDPRYTFVQADICDRAAMDKVFSDYDPDFVVNFAAESHVDRSISNPEIFAETNVGGAVTMLNAAKAAWQLDDGSFKEGRRFLQVSTDEVYGTLSLDRPDTFFREDTPLSPHSPYSASKASADFFTHAYHDTYGMPCLVTRCSNNYGPYQFPEKLIPLMINNALHHEKLPVYGDGLNVRDWLYVDDHCKAIDLVLQKGRLGESYNVGGHNEMANIDIVRIIIREVAKATGDAAITEDLIEHVTDRKGHDRRYAIAPDKIHSELGWLPETCFADGIVKTIDWYLAHEEWMAHVTSGAYQDYYTRMYAGR is encoded by the coding sequence ATGTCGAACAAGACCTACCTCGTGACCGGCGGTGCCGGCTTCATCGGTTCCAACTTCGTGCTCCGCATGCTCGCCGAGCATCCGGACTGCCGCGTGGTGAACGTCGACAAGCTCACCTATGCCGGCAACCTCGAGAACCTCTCCTCGGTCGAGTCCGACCCGCGCTACACCTTCGTGCAGGCCGACATCTGCGACCGCGCGGCCATGGACAAGGTCTTCTCGGACTACGACCCCGACTTCGTGGTCAACTTCGCCGCCGAGAGCCATGTGGACCGCTCGATCTCGAACCCCGAGATCTTCGCCGAGACCAACGTGGGTGGCGCGGTCACCATGCTGAACGCCGCCAAGGCCGCCTGGCAGCTCGATGACGGCTCGTTCAAGGAGGGCAGGCGCTTCCTGCAGGTCTCCACGGACGAGGTCTATGGCACCCTCTCGCTCGACCGACCTGACACGTTCTTCCGTGAGGACACGCCCCTCTCGCCCCACTCGCCCTACTCGGCTTCCAAGGCATCGGCCGACTTCTTCACCCATGCCTACCACGACACCTACGGCATGCCCTGCCTGGTCACGCGCTGCTCCAACAACTACGGCCCGTACCAGTTCCCCGAGAAGCTCATCCCGCTCATGATCAACAACGCCCTGCACCACGAGAAGCTCCCCGTGTACGGCGATGGCCTCAACGTCCGTGACTGGCTCTATGTGGACGACCACTGCAAGGCCATCGACCTCGTGCTGCAGAAGGGCCGGCTGGGGGAGTCCTACAACGTGGGCGGCCACAACGAGATGGCCAACATCGACATCGTCAGGATCATCATCCGCGAGGTCGCCAAGGCCACGGGCGATGCCGCCATCACCGAGGACCTCATCGAGCACGTCACGGACCGCAAGGGCCATGACCGTCGCTATGCCATCGCCCCCGACAAGATCCACTCAGAGCTGGGGTGGCTTCCCGAGACGTGCTTCGCGGATGGCATCGTCAAGACCATCGACTGGTACCTTGCCCACGAGGAGTGGATGGCCCACGTCACGAGTGGTGCCTACCAGGACTACTACACCAGGATGTACGCTGGTAGGTAG
- a CDS encoding DUF4012 domain-containing protein — protein MANTSRGGRHFANDGAAPSAGRSASPYATSRETSSSAYASELDRVKSRGHGGSEVRFKEPKRRHHVWPVVLVVILVLLGVVGFSGLQLYESVKVVKADATVAIQDVSTMKDKVLAGNTDEAQTAADDIVAKSAEMKKETSGVLWALAEHVPVYGSDVKAARELVDVLDDVAQNAVAPVSDQLPSLNVKNIVGDDGSIDVASLQDVATVLGEVEPVISRNAATVDALPETHVDQLTKAVDKVKELFPKAESLLSSANQVAPYLPQMLGGNGQTRTYLIVAQNNAEIRATGGFPGSWGTLSVTDGKMTLGDFASIQTTSVTADQQPSITDEEEALFGTGLKQSPGNSNYTPDFTRAAQLMSEYWQIRGGSSVDGVVAIDPVFLQNVLKLVGGFTAADGSTVDGTNAARVLLSDTYWNLPVDEQDAFFASVAGQSFKQFFSNIGKVSIKSLATTLKSSISDHRIQVWMADDTEEAALEGLGITGSISTDVTKPVLGVYLDDETWSKICWYLSTTTQVGAATANADGTRSYQVTTTLANSFTTNIASTAPAYVYGYNTLKRDRTDMITHVYLYAPAGGSISNVSASGGWTFTEGSISGLDVWSSLVQTEGGDSTTITYTVTTPATATTDLTVRTTPDCEAAQ, from the coding sequence ATGGCAAACACATCGCGTGGCGGACGCCACTTCGCAAACGACGGTGCGGCCCCTTCGGCCGGCCGTTCGGCGAGTCCATACGCCACATCGCGCGAGACCTCGTCCAGCGCCTATGCCAGCGAGCTCGATCGCGTGAAGTCGCGTGGCCATGGAGGGTCCGAGGTCCGGTTCAAGGAGCCCAAGAGGCGCCATCATGTATGGCCTGTCGTACTCGTGGTCATCCTCGTGCTCCTGGGGGTCGTCGGGTTCTCGGGCCTCCAGCTCTATGAGTCCGTCAAGGTCGTGAAGGCCGACGCCACCGTGGCGATCCAGGACGTCTCCACGATGAAGGACAAGGTCCTGGCCGGCAACACGGACGAGGCACAGACGGCGGCCGATGACATAGTGGCCAAGTCGGCCGAGATGAAGAAGGAGACCTCGGGCGTGCTCTGGGCTCTCGCCGAGCATGTGCCGGTCTATGGCTCTGACGTCAAGGCGGCCCGCGAGCTGGTGGACGTGCTCGATGACGTCGCCCAGAACGCCGTGGCCCCCGTCTCCGACCAGCTTCCGAGCCTCAACGTCAAGAACATCGTGGGCGACGACGGCAGCATCGACGTCGCCTCGTTGCAGGACGTCGCGACGGTGCTGGGGGAGGTAGAGCCGGTCATCTCACGTAACGCCGCGACGGTCGACGCGCTCCCCGAGACCCATGTCGACCAGCTCACGAAGGCCGTGGACAAGGTCAAGGAGCTCTTCCCCAAGGCGGAGTCCCTGCTGAGCTCGGCCAACCAGGTTGCCCCCTACCTACCTCAGATGCTCGGTGGCAATGGCCAGACGCGCACCTACCTCATCGTGGCGCAGAACAACGCCGAGATCCGTGCCACAGGCGGCTTCCCGGGGTCATGGGGAACGCTCAGCGTGACCGACGGAAAGATGACCTTGGGTGACTTCGCCTCCATCCAGACCACGAGCGTTACCGCCGACCAGCAGCCTTCCATCACTGACGAGGAGGAGGCCCTCTTCGGCACGGGTCTGAAGCAGAGCCCCGGCAACTCCAACTACACCCCGGACTTCACGCGTGCCGCCCAGCTCATGAGCGAGTACTGGCAGATTCGGGGTGGCTCCTCCGTCGATGGCGTGGTCGCGATCGACCCGGTGTTCCTCCAGAACGTCCTCAAGCTCGTGGGAGGGTTCACGGCCGCGGACGGCAGCACCGTGGACGGCACCAACGCGGCTCGCGTGCTCCTCTCCGATACCTATTGGAACCTGCCCGTCGACGAGCAGGACGCCTTCTTCGCCTCCGTGGCCGGCCAGTCGTTCAAGCAGTTCTTCTCGAACATCGGGAAGGTGAGCATCAAGAGCCTCGCGACCACGCTCAAGTCCTCGATCTCAGACCATAGGATCCAGGTCTGGATGGCCGACGACACGGAGGAGGCCGCGCTCGAGGGCCTGGGCATCACGGGATCGATCTCCACCGATGTGACGAAGCCGGTGCTCGGCGTGTACCTCGATGACGAGACCTGGTCCAAGATCTGCTGGTATCTCTCGACGACCACCCAGGTGGGCGCTGCGACCGCCAATGCGGACGGCACCAGGTCCTATCAGGTCACGACGACGCTCGCCAACTCGTTCACCACGAACATCGCCTCGACGGCCCCAGCCTATGTCTATGGCTACAACACGCTCAAGCGCGACCGTACCGACATGATCACGCACGTCTACCTCTATGCCCCGGCCGGTGGGTCGATCTCGAACGTCTCGGCCAGTGGAGGGTGGACGTTCACGGAGGGGTCCATCTCGGGCCTCGACGTGTGGTCCTCGCTCGTCCAGACCGAGGGGGGAGACTCGACCACCATCACCTACACCGTGACGACCCCTGCCACGGCAACGACCGACCTCACGGTACGCACCACGCCTGACTGCGAGGCGGCACAGTAG
- the fba gene encoding class II fructose-1,6-bisphosphate aldolase — MLVNATDMLQKAEAGHYGVGAFNTNNLEWADAILNAAEEEQSPVIIQCTSGASKWQTSFKMVSEIVHTLVETKGITVPVAMHLDHGTYEDCFKCIDAGFTSIMYDGSHEESFQINLDHTKELVKLAHSKGISIEAEVGGIGGTEDGVTAQGEIANPDECKQIADLGVDFLACGIGNIHGLYPANWAGLSFDALAAIKAKTGTLPLVLHGGTGIPVDQVKKAISLGICKVNVNTDLQVVFAEATRKYIESGADQQGKGYDPRKLMKPGREAITTRTKELIEEFGSNGKGWN, encoded by the coding sequence ATGCTCGTCAACGCAACCGACATGCTTCAGAAGGCCGAGGCCGGCCATTATGGTGTTGGCGCCTTCAACACCAACAACCTTGAGTGGGCAGACGCCATCCTGAACGCCGCCGAGGAGGAGCAGTCCCCGGTCATCATCCAGTGCACCAGCGGTGCCTCCAAGTGGCAGACCAGCTTCAAGATGGTCTCAGAGATCGTCCACACCCTCGTCGAGACCAAGGGCATCACCGTCCCCGTGGCCATGCACCTCGACCATGGTACCTACGAGGACTGCTTCAAGTGCATCGACGCAGGCTTCACCTCCATCATGTATGACGGCTCTCACGAGGAGAGCTTCCAGATCAACCTCGACCACACCAAGGAGCTCGTGAAGCTTGCCCACAGCAAGGGCATCTCCATCGAGGCCGAGGTCGGCGGCATCGGCGGCACCGAGGACGGCGTCACCGCACAGGGTGAGATCGCCAATCCCGACGAGTGCAAGCAGATCGCGGACCTGGGCGTCGACTTCCTCGCCTGCGGCATCGGCAACATCCACGGCCTGTACCCCGCCAACTGGGCTGGCCTGTCCTTCGACGCCCTCGCAGCCATCAAGGCCAAGACGGGCACCCTGCCCCTCGTGCTCCACGGCGGCACCGGCATCCCCGTCGACCAGGTCAAGAAGGCCATCTCCCTGGGCATCTGCAAGGTCAACGTCAACACCGACCTCCAGGTCGTCTTCGCCGAGGCCACGCGCAAGTACATCGAGTCCGGTGCCGACCAGCAGGGCAAGGGCTATGACCCCCGCAAGCTCATGAAGCCCGGCCGCGAGGCAATCACGACCCGCACCAAGGAGCTCATCGAGGAGTTCGGCTCCAACGGCAAGGGCTGGAACTAG
- a CDS encoding NlpC/P60 family protein, translating into MSRTNLIRATLFALLALVLGLCAVPREASADTSAELQSQLDAANTQLDTLNAQLEQTSEQVNDAQYQLDQKQSEIDATTTQLNDTQTQIDQTEADITKKQADLDAAQEVLSKRISATYKSGGEDSLLSVVLDSSSLEELINNVYYAGKISQSDQDIIQQVKDLKAQLEDQKAQLEDQKAQQQSLLDQQNQQKADLETQKAALDSQKATFEQQQAEQQSYVSSLSQQVQDKITEEREAAAAAARAQAQSSYTYTPGTSTYTGGALTDSQRSAILSAAYSQLGVSYVWAACSPGSAFDCSGFTMYCYGQAGISLPHSSSAQRSMFNQTSISNLQAGDLVFWTGHVAIYAGDGQIIEAVEPVVHKGAIWDGGRLIGGGYLG; encoded by the coding sequence GTGAGCCGAACCAACCTCATCCGAGCAACGCTGTTCGCCCTCCTGGCACTTGTCCTGGGGCTGTGCGCCGTACCTCGCGAGGCCTCGGCAGACACGTCCGCAGAGCTGCAGAGCCAGCTCGATGCGGCCAACACCCAGCTCGACACCCTCAATGCCCAGCTCGAGCAGACCAGCGAGCAGGTCAATGACGCCCAGTACCAACTCGACCAGAAGCAGTCCGAGATAGACGCCACGACCACTCAGCTCAACGACACCCAGACGCAGATCGACCAGACCGAGGCCGACATCACCAAGAAGCAGGCCGACCTCGATGCCGCGCAGGAGGTCCTCTCCAAGCGCATCTCGGCGACGTACAAGTCCGGTGGCGAGGACAGCCTGCTCTCCGTCGTGCTGGACTCCTCCAGCCTCGAGGAGCTCATCAACAACGTCTACTATGCCGGCAAGATCAGCCAGTCCGACCAGGACATCATCCAGCAGGTGAAGGACCTCAAGGCCCAGCTGGAGGACCAGAAGGCCCAGCTGGAGGACCAGAAGGCCCAGCAGCAGTCCCTTCTCGACCAACAGAACCAGCAGAAGGCCGACCTCGAGACCCAGAAGGCCGCCCTGGACTCCCAGAAGGCCACCTTCGAGCAGCAGCAGGCCGAGCAGCAGAGCTATGTCAGCAGCCTGAGCCAGCAGGTCCAGGACAAGATCACCGAGGAGCGCGAGGCGGCCGCCGCGGCAGCCCGTGCGCAGGCCCAGTCCTCGTACACCTACACCCCTGGTACCAGCACCTACACGGGCGGGGCCCTCACCGACTCGCAGCGCAGCGCGATCCTCTCGGCAGCCTACTCTCAGCTTGGTGTGAGCTATGTATGGGCTGCGTGCAGTCCCGGGTCCGCCTTCGACTGCTCCGGGTTCACCATGTACTGTTACGGGCAGGCAGGCATCTCGCTGCCTCACAGCTCCAGCGCGCAGCGCAGCATGTTCAACCAGACGTCGATCTCGAACCTGCAGGCTGGTGACCTCGTCTTCTGGACCGGTCACGTGGCCATCTACGCAGGAGACGGCCAGATCATCGAGGCCGTGGAGCCCGTGGTCCACAAGGGCGCCATCTGGGACGGCGGCAGGCTCATCGGCGGCGGGTACCTTGGATAG
- a CDS encoding NlpC/P60 family protein: MGLFGAQRVDHVTGRLTRALVAGAACAALVCGVIGVAPTVARADETSDLQAQLDTASAHLDDIYAQAEEASEALNDTQVQLDQTNSDIEQTQSDIQTEQANLSSAQSTLSDRVRSNYKTGGTNLLSIVLGSSDFTDLVSRVYYASKVSESDAQAIQQVRDAQTALDAKQADLQTQQSQQQALADQQQSDMDTLSAQASEAETYVSSLSQEVQDKLAEQQAAQAAAAQAQADADAQSAASAAAEAGTDDATDDSGTTDSGSDANDGGSDSGSSNSGSSNSGGSGSGSSNSGGSGSGSSNSGGGSGSSNSSARSTVVDAAYSMVGGTYVYTAYDPSSRTFDCSGLVTYCLACAGISGQHYSGWYGARCNESISEAQPGDVVWRSGHVGIYVGNGKTIEAMSPSMGITFGRLSSFSAAYSPY, from the coding sequence TTGGGTCTCTTTGGTGCACAGAGGGTCGACCATGTGACCGGACGCCTCACGAGGGCGCTCGTGGCGGGTGCCGCGTGTGCGGCCCTCGTCTGCGGCGTCATAGGCGTGGCTCCGACCGTCGCCCGGGCTGACGAGACCTCAGACCTCCAGGCCCAGCTCGACACGGCGAGCGCACACCTCGACGACATCTACGCACAGGCCGAGGAGGCCTCGGAGGCGCTCAATGACACCCAGGTGCAGCTCGACCAGACCAACTCAGACATCGAGCAGACGCAGAGCGACATCCAGACCGAGCAGGCCAACCTCTCCTCGGCCCAGTCCACGCTCTCGGATCGTGTGAGGTCGAACTACAAGACCGGCGGCACCAACCTGCTCTCGATCGTCCTTGGCTCCTCAGACTTCACCGACCTCGTCAGCCGCGTCTACTACGCCTCGAAGGTGAGCGAGTCCGATGCCCAGGCCATCCAGCAGGTGCGCGACGCGCAGACCGCGCTCGACGCCAAGCAGGCCGACCTCCAGACGCAGCAGTCGCAGCAGCAGGCCCTGGCCGACCAGCAGCAGTCCGACATGGACACGCTCTCTGCCCAGGCCTCCGAGGCCGAGACCTACGTGAGCAGCCTCAGCCAGGAGGTCCAGGACAAGCTCGCCGAGCAGCAGGCCGCCCAGGCCGCCGCAGCGCAGGCACAGGCCGATGCCGACGCCCAGAGCGCTGCCTCGGCAGCGGCGGAGGCGGGCACCGATGACGCTACCGACGACTCCGGCACCACCGACTCGGGCAGTGATGCGAACGACGGTGGCTCTGACTCCGGTAGCTCGAACTCCGGTAGCTCGAACTCTGGCGGCTCAGGCTCCGGCAGCTCGAACTCGGGCGGCTCGGGCTCCGGCAGCTCCAACTCGGGCGGTGGCTCGGGCAGTTCGAACTCCAGTGCTCGTTCGACTGTGGTCGATGCTGCCTACTCGATGGTCGGCGGTACCTATGTTTATACCGCCTATGACCCATCCTCGAGGACCTTCGACTGCTCCGGCTTGGTCACCTATTGCCTGGCCTGTGCCGGGATCTCTGGTCAGCATTACTCAGGTTGGTATGGTGCGCGCTGCAACGAGTCGATTTCTGAGGCCCAGCCTGGTGATGTGGTGTGGCGTAGTGGCCATGTGGGCATCTACGTCGGGAATGGCAAGACCATCGAGGCCATGAGCCCTTCCATGGGGATCACGTTCGGTAGGCTCTCCTCGTTCTCGGCGGCCTATAGCCCGTACTAA
- a CDS encoding bile acid:sodium symporter family protein, whose product MQRWSSFGRLLGSHMAFIAPFCVAAGVLFPDVFGGLETVVPALFAFMTFQGSLNNTFRQVVDTFRHPAQLLVILGVTSVAMPVVARLLAGLLFGNDMSLVTGIVLEYSIPVAVVSFMWVGMFGGNTALGLSCVLVSTVIAPLTIPAMLQLLLGESVQIDTVGMMVDMLFMIALPALAGMLVNDLTHGWGSKRLSPAISPACKVLLMIIITANSTEISDYMRNLTPELVAVALFCLVFASCGFLVGLVIARAWHLSLPTTVTMCFDCGLRNISSGAVIAAAYFPGEAMFPVMMGTLFQQILAATFGQGMQRVVAEDRARTDAMVERGLSASGHDDD is encoded by the coding sequence ATGCAGCGTTGGTCCTCGTTCGGGCGTCTCCTCGGTAGCCACATGGCCTTCATCGCACCGTTCTGCGTGGCTGCGGGCGTCCTGTTCCCGGACGTCTTCGGTGGGCTCGAGACCGTGGTGCCGGCCCTCTTCGCGTTCATGACGTTCCAGGGCTCGCTCAACAACACCTTCCGCCAGGTGGTCGACACCTTCAGGCACCCCGCCCAGCTCCTCGTGATCCTGGGCGTCACGAGCGTCGCCATGCCCGTGGTGGCGCGCCTGCTCGCAGGGCTGCTCTTCGGCAACGACATGAGCCTGGTCACGGGTATCGTGCTCGAGTACTCCATCCCCGTGGCCGTGGTGAGCTTCATGTGGGTCGGCATGTTCGGCGGCAACACCGCCCTGGGCCTCTCGTGCGTCCTCGTCTCGACGGTGATCGCACCTCTCACCATCCCTGCGATGCTCCAGCTGCTCCTGGGCGAGTCCGTCCAGATCGACACGGTGGGCATGATGGTCGACATGCTCTTCATGATCGCCCTGCCGGCGCTTGCCGGCATGCTCGTGAACGACCTCACGCACGGATGGGGGAGCAAGCGCCTCTCGCCGGCCATCTCCCCGGCATGCAAGGTGCTGCTCATGATCATCATCACGGCCAACTCCACCGAGATCTCGGACTACATGCGCAACCTCACCCCGGAGCTCGTCGCCGTGGCGCTCTTCTGCCTCGTCTTCGCGAGCTGCGGGTTCCTCGTGGGCCTGGTGATCGCGAGGGCCTGGCACCTCTCGCTTCCCACCACGGTCACGATGTGCTTCGACTGCGGTCTGCGCAACATCTCGTCAGGTGCCGTCATAGCGGCGGCCTACTTTCCGGGGGAGGCCATGTTCCCCGTGATGATGGGGACCCTCTTCCAGCAGATCCTCGCCGCGACCTTCGGGCAGGGGATGCAGAGGGTCGTGGCCGAGGACCGTGCGCGGACGGACGCCATGGTCGAGAGGGGCCTGTCTGCCTCGGGTCATGACGACGACTGA
- a CDS encoding MFS transporter, with protein MSLIASTRSSLRALTPAERRLVIARFCQRMAGDSSYFIGILGLATYTLAADATQVSMLMLVLNTMVVVGNLAGGVIVDRIGPRRCALAALALGVVVAVGIQFVEPSFAMILVVAVFLGGAVGLQETAFRSFPPYLVEGEDKLHRTNGLVELATNVSVVAGPAIGGLITMFLPVVRVFLFYIVASVAAMAVISGVHERYQPVVQEEEGEPGNGHFMADLVEGVRVTFSSSFLRTLFVMGFLGYFAFGAFDSLESLYYRDVLCVSADWMGWLTAVMGVGCVVGSLVMLRLPERALSLRSVVVALFVVGTGCMLYVGTPWLACAVAGQAICGLGFGVLEPLQLTLVQRDTSLTHMGRVMATMRTGFQGAGILPLLVAPSLADAFGVQAVLLGASTFVACVAVGFGAWLWARGRWS; from the coding sequence ATGTCCCTCATAGCTTCCACGCGCAGCTCCCTGCGTGCCCTCACACCAGCCGAGCGCCGGCTCGTCATCGCCCGCTTCTGCCAGCGTATGGCCGGCGACTCGTCCTATTTCATCGGCATCCTCGGCCTTGCCACCTACACCTTGGCCGCGGATGCCACCCAGGTCTCGATGCTCATGCTCGTGCTCAACACGATGGTCGTCGTGGGCAACCTTGCCGGCGGGGTCATCGTGGACCGCATCGGCCCACGGCGGTGCGCGTTGGCAGCCCTCGCCCTGGGGGTCGTGGTGGCCGTGGGCATCCAGTTCGTGGAGCCCTCCTTCGCGATGATCCTCGTGGTGGCGGTCTTCCTCGGGGGCGCCGTCGGCCTCCAGGAGACGGCCTTCCGGAGCTTCCCTCCCTACCTCGTCGAGGGCGAGGACAAGCTCCATCGCACCAACGGCCTGGTCGAGCTCGCGACCAACGTCTCGGTGGTGGCAGGTCCTGCCATAGGCGGCCTCATCACGATGTTCCTCCCGGTGGTGCGGGTGTTCCTCTTCTACATCGTCGCCTCCGTGGCGGCCATGGCCGTCATCTCTGGCGTGCACGAGCGCTATCAGCCCGTCGTGCAGGAAGAGGAGGGCGAGCCCGGCAACGGCCACTTCATGGCCGACCTCGTCGAGGGCGTCCGCGTGACCTTCTCGAGCAGCTTCCTGCGCACGCTCTTCGTGATGGGCTTCCTGGGCTACTTCGCCTTCGGCGCCTTCGACAGCCTCGAGTCGCTCTACTACCGTGATGTGCTCTGCGTGAGCGCCGACTGGATGGGCTGGCTCACGGCGGTGATGGGGGTGGGCTGCGTGGTCGGCTCGCTCGTGATGCTGCGCCTGCCCGAGCGTGCCCTGAGCCTCAGGAGTGTGGTCGTCGCCCTGTTCGTGGTGGGCACCGGTTGCATGCTCTATGTGGGCACGCCGTGGCTCGCCTGTGCCGTGGCAGGTCAGGCAATCTGTGGCCTGGGCTTCGGTGTCCTGGAGCCGTTGCAGCTCACGCTGGTGCAGCGCGACACGAGCCTCACCCATATGGGGCGCGTGATGGCGACCATGCGCACGGGATTCCAGGGGGCCGGCATCCTGCCCCTTCTCGTGGCGCCGTCGCTTGCCGACGCCTTCGGTGTGCAGGCCGTCCTGTTGGGGGCCTCGACCTTCGTCGCGTGCGTGGCCGTGGGCTTCGGGGCCTGGCTCTGGGCGCGCGGCCGTTGGTCGTGA
- the gatC gene encoding Asp-tRNA(Asn)/Glu-tRNA(Gln) amidotransferase subunit GatC, with protein MALSQDDVRGIADYARIALSDDEVEEMTTYLNSAVDMLDPILKYDLEGVEPTYHPIGDLSNVMRPDVAAHGLDTADALAAAASTRERTFRVPSILGDGGAA; from the coding sequence ATGGCGCTCAGCCAAGATGACGTCCGCGGAATCGCGGACTATGCCAGGATCGCCCTATCGGACGACGAGGTCGAGGAGATGACCACGTACCTCAACAGTGCCGTGGACATGCTCGACCCCATCCTCAAGTACGACCTCGAGGGCGTGGAGCCCACCTACCATCCCATCGGTGACCTCTCCAACGTCATGCGTCCCGACGTGGCCGCCCATGGCCTCGACACGGCCGACGCGCTGGCTGCGGCCGCCTCGACGCGCGAGAGGACCTTCCGCGTGCCCTCCATCCTCGGGGACGGGGGTGCTGCCTGA
- the gatA gene encoding Asp-tRNA(Asn)/Glu-tRNA(Gln) amidotransferase subunit GatA codes for MANFDQLPAARIAAGVADGSFTATEVAQASLAAIEARDGDVAAFLQVAPELALAAAKATDEARAAGRPVGPLAGVPVAVKDNMNLKGTRTTCASKMLEGYESAYTATCVQRLIDAGATPMGKANMDEFAFGSSTETSHFHRTNNPWDIERVPGGSSGGSAASVASGEVTISLGSDTGGSIRQPASLCGVVGMKPTYGAVSRYGVVAFGSSLDQVGPFGRHVADVALAMNALVAGGHDPHDCTSQDEPVDFLEHLEDDIAGTKVGIIPGLMEAEGLTPEVRAAVHSAAKALEDQGAELVEVELPHLDASIAAYYVIGPCEAFSNLARFDGVRYGYQEPGCATLDEQSSKSRAVGFGPESKRRQLLGAYLLSAGVYEKYYYPAQQVRTLITADYAAAYEKVDVILMPASPRSAFKFGEISDPTEMYLSDMFTISSNIAGNGSISVPLGLGRDTHLPVSAQLVGPSFQDRHLLTFARALERGFDCEGTVAPDFAGRGGDLA; via the coding sequence ATGGCGAACTTCGACCAGCTTCCCGCAGCACGGATCGCCGCCGGCGTGGCCGACGGCAGCTTCACGGCAACCGAGGTCGCCCAGGCCTCGCTCGCCGCCATCGAGGCGCGCGACGGGGACGTCGCGGCCTTCCTCCAGGTGGCACCTGAGCTCGCCCTCGCGGCCGCCAAGGCCACCGACGAGGCCCGGGCTGCCGGCAGGCCCGTGGGCCCGCTCGCAGGCGTCCCCGTGGCCGTGAAGGACAACATGAACCTCAAGGGCACACGCACCACATGTGCCTCCAAGATGCTCGAGGGTTACGAGTCTGCCTATACCGCCACATGCGTCCAGCGCCTCATCGATGCCGGCGCCACCCCCATGGGCAAGGCCAACATGGACGAGTTCGCCTTCGGCTCCTCGACCGAGACGAGCCACTTCCATCGCACCAACAACCCCTGGGACATCGAGCGCGTGCCCGGTGGCTCCTCGGGCGGCAGCGCCGCGTCGGTCGCCTCTGGCGAGGTCACCATCTCACTGGGGTCTGACACCGGCGGCTCGATCCGCCAGCCGGCGAGCCTCTGTGGCGTCGTGGGCATGAAGCCGACCTACGGGGCGGTCTCGCGCTACGGCGTGGTGGCCTTCGGCAGCTCGCTCGACCAGGTCGGGCCCTTCGGGCGTCATGTGGCCGACGTGGCGCTGGCCATGAACGCGCTCGTGGCCGGAGGCCATGACCCGCACGACTGCACGAGCCAGGACGAGCCCGTCGACTTCCTCGAGCACCTCGAGGACGACATCGCCGGTACCAAGGTGGGCATCATCCCCGGCCTCATGGAGGCCGAGGGCCTCACGCCCGAGGTCCGTGCCGCCGTCCACTCCGCGGCCAAGGCCCTCGAGGACCAGGGGGCCGAGCTCGTGGAGGTGGAGCTCCCGCACCTGGACGCCTCCATCGCGGCCTACTACGTCATCGGCCCCTGCGAGGCCTTCTCGAACCTGGCTCGCTTCGACGGGGTGCGCTATGGCTATCAGGAGCCGGGGTGTGCCACCCTGGACGAGCAGAGCTCCAAGAGTCGTGCGGTGGGCTTCGGCCCTGAGTCCAAGCGCCGTCAGCTCCTGGGTGCCTACCTGCTCTCGGCCGGCGTCTACGAGAAGTACTACTACCCGGCCCAGCAGGTCCGTACGCTCATCACGGCTGACTATGCCGCCGCCTACGAGAAGGTCGACGTCATCCTCATGCCCGCGAGCCCGAGGTCGGCCTTCAAGTTCGGCGAGATATCGGACCCGACCGAGATGTACCTCTCGGACATGTTCACCATCTCGAGCAACATCGCCGGCAACGGCAGCATCTCGGTGCCGCTGGGGCTGGGGCGCGACACGCACCTGCCCGTCTCGGCGCAGCTCGTGGGGCCCTCGTTCCAGGACCGTCACCTGCTCACGTTCGCCCGCGCCCTCGAGCGCGGCTTCGACTGCGAGGGCACCGTCGCGCCTGACTTCGCGGGAAGGGGAGGTGACCTGGCATGA